The following nucleotide sequence is from Camelus bactrianus isolate YW-2024 breed Bactrian camel chromosome 19, ASM4877302v1, whole genome shotgun sequence.
CCTGTGTTGCCCTGTCTAAATTTCTGACCCCCATAATCCACAAGCATAACAAATGGTTGTTTTATGCCATTACGTTTTGGAGCAATTTGTCACAGCGATAGGTAACTGTTACCACCACTACTACTTCTCTCATCTGGAGAAGAGCTTCTTATGGGAAGAAAAGTCTGtctgcaagacatgaggcctctAGCTGGATGACTTAGAATGTGACAGGGGGAAAGGTGGCTCCAAGGCTGGACCCATTATCTCCCTGTCTTTGTTTCCTCCCCCTTTACACTGAAAAGGAATTAGAGTGTGGGAGGTAATTCTTAAAGAACTTCCACAGTCAATGGATGGTATGAATACCATTTATTTTCATTCCCATTGGCATGCccattggacagatgaggaaattacgtctcagacagacaaagacattTGTCCCAGGTCCCACAGCCAGTGCATGATAGAGCTGAAACTCCAGTGATACACATCGCTACCCCTCTTTTTAATAGGCAAATAACAATCTCTGTGAAGTGTGCATgtatatagatagagacacagaTTGAATATAGTCATCAGTCCAGTTATTAAGGGTTTgctatgtgcccagcactgtgctgggcacttgcATGAATGATTTGAGTCCTACCTAGTACTTCAACCGCATGTCCTACCTGCCTTCCCCTCAACCATTGGGTGCCACCCTCTTTGTGACCTTCTTCCTGCTCCTTGAACATACCAAGTTCTTTGCACTGACTGCTCCCTCTGACttcatctctctttctccctccttccccaacaTCACTTCACAGTGGCCAGCTTCTTCTCACTCAGGTCTCAAGTCAAACGCTGCCTCCTCAGAGGGGCCTCCACGACTACCTAATCTAATAAAATGCAGACTTCCTCAACTCTACAACACTCACTCTGTTCAAAATCCCCAGAGCTCTTTCCTTCACAGCATGATTCACcatttgaaattattccttaCTAGATGGAGCTCCATGAGAAGCAGGAGTCCAACCTGTACCCTGCACAGCCCCTGGGACATAGCAGGGGTTCAATAATTACTGAAGAATCGAACATGCTTTAAATCATTGTATTTTATTCTTACGAACATCGACCAAAATCGTGCATATCATGCCCTCAACAAGTATGAATTGAGCACGTCCTAGGTACCAGGCATCATTCTAGGGGTTGAAACTATGGCAGCAATCAAATGAAACAGAAGTCTCTGCTTTCATTTTGGTAGCGCTAATAACGAGAGGCACAAGTTAAATGTACAGCACGTCACATGGCACTCAGTGCTACGATGAAAAATAAAGCAGTGAGCGGAGAGGGAGTATGAGGGGCATGCTGGCACCAGCTTTCCACTTGGCCTGCACAGAAGGGACTCTCGgtgcctccccccagcccctcactgAGCCCCACACCACGGTCAGCATCTTTCAGTGTGACATTTTGGTTGAGGCCTGGGCAGCTCCAAGAGCAACACTGGCTTTGAAGCGAGTCCCAGCAGGTGGGGCTCAGGCTGGGGTTGGGATAAGTCACCCCTTGAGATGCCCTGGAGGCAGGGGTCAAGCAGCTTGGCCTTGCAGGGCCTTTCCTCACCACAGGGAGTAGGGCAGGCCCTGGACTCCCCTGGCCTGGAGCTGCAATAACTCTGGATTCTGGGCCTTCCCCTAACCCCCTCTATCCCGGGCAGAGAGCGCAGGTTTACAAACACCAGGAGGCCTTTGATCGGCACCAAACCCCCAGGGTTCTGACTGTTTTTTGTTCCAAGCTCCAGGCCAGGACCCTACTCAGCTTTGCCTCCAGCAGGGAAGACTGTGggtaggtggtggtggtggtggtgtgtgtgtgtgtgtttggcataGTGGGAGGAAGGCTCATGTGGCTTCTTGGTTTTCAACAAGCAGGCTGGGCTTGCATGAGGGAAttcaactcaataaatgtttacagaGCACCCACTAGCTTCCAGGCACCAATACAGAAACCAGGGCTGGAGTGACAGAGCAAACACTGCCCTCTGCCCACAGACCAGACAAGAAGCAAAGGAGCAAGTGAATATAACTGATAGCAGGTGCTCGTGAATGGGAAGGATACAAAGCTGGGGAggcgggtggggagggctgggcaggggtgtTACCTTCTACACAGGGTGCTCCTGGAAGACAAGGTGCTGTTTGGCAGACATTGGAAGGAAGCAAAGGAGGTGGCCATGTAAAGATGTATGAGGAAGTGTggcaggcaaagggaacagcaagtgcaaaggccctgagacagaaaCATGACCACCTGCTGGAAGAACCATGTGGCTGACCCTAAGCGAGAAGAGGTGGTCAGAAAGGTAAGAGTGTTAGGGTGGGGGCAGATGGTTCTTTGCCCCAAGGGAGGTGGAAACACTGGAGTGTTTTGAACAGAGGAATGAGATGACCTGAACTGAGCCGGAATAGGATTTCCCAGGCCGctgtgtggaaaacagaatgtggGGGATGAGGCAGAAGCAGGGAatttggggaggggacagctggaATGGTTCAAGCAAAAGATCACATGGTCTAAGCCAGAAGAATAGCTGTGAGGGGTACCAAGTGGTAGGTTCTGATCCTATATTCATAAGCTCTTTGTTGACGTGTAACAGACATACAGAAAGGTACACTTGTCATAAACGTGCATGCAGTTGGATGAAGTTTTACAACCAAATCCACCCATGTAACCAGCACCAAGCTTGAGAAATAGAACTTACCCCTCCTCCCAGAAGCCCCCAGAACCCTGTTCCACGTCTCTACCCCTCCCCCAAGGGTAGCCATTGTTCCAGCTTCCTGATTGTATCTCAAGAGTAAAGCCAGCAGGATTTGCTGCTAGGTTGGGTCGGGGCGTGGGGGTGAAAGAGAGGAGTCAAGGGGAGTCATTTCCTATGAGGAGAAGCTGGGTGAGAGCAGAGACCAAGGGCTGGAACCAGGAGTTTGTTTTTGAACAGGCTGCACTTTGACATACTTGTGTGACCCCTGGAAAAGATACAGACCATCTTATCTGGGGATTGCAAATTCAAATGTCTACAGGGACAAGTAGCATAAGGGTGAAAAGGTCTGAGAGTAAGAAATATTTCACTCTCTTATTAACTCCATAATGGGAAGAAAAGCAAGACAAGCATGATGGTAAATGGTGACTGGCAGCTGGCCGCGGTCAAGGGGCAACAGGagaaggtgggggttggggtgaaCTGGCAAGAACAAGCCCCCCTCTAAAAGGGGAGGTGTTGGAACGGGGGTCCAGGGTGGCTGGGTCTCCTGACAACGTTTCGAGAGAAGCCAGATATCTGGGTGTTTATATGAAACCATCCCAATCGTTTTCCACTGGCAACCAAAAAACAAACGCTACAATGGGCCCAACAAAAATGTCCACCAGTCTGATCCAGACCAGATCCTTCATTTgacagacggggaaactgaggcccagagcagtcTGGGATTCTTCCCAAATTCAAAGAGGAAGTTGGTGGCAGAGATTAGCCAGGCCTTGAATAGGCTGAATCTCAGTCCAGTGGTCTTGCCTTGTGGTCCCTGGAAAGAAGGCGCTGGAGCCTGCCTGTCCTTACTCCCTCACTTTGACTTAAACAGAGAGGCCTGCACTGCCCCATGTGCCCCAGCCTGACCCAGAGAGGAACAAGATGCCATGCAACAAGCATGGCTTTGGAGGACTGGGCTCTGCAACCGTTTTGGTTAGGAATGTTTTTGGCTTCAAATGATAGGAAACGTGATCAACTGCAGTTCCAGCTTTAAAGATGTTTACCTATGCACGTATAAGTCAAGGAAAAGAGCTTGGGGGTCTGATGTCACTAAAGACAGGCATACTCTGCCCACCTCTCCACTCCATCATCTCATTGATTCTTCAAGGGTGGCCTTGTGGTCTCAGGATAGCTGCTGAACCTCTGCTTATCACCACTGCATTTAAAGGCAGGAACTGGTGATGGGGGTGTGTTTCAGTCATAGCTTAGAGAGAATTCTCACACCCCTCTCACCTTCTGTAAGAAGTAAAATCTTCCCCCAAAGCAAACTTTGCAGATTTTCTCTTATGTCTTATTGGCCAGAAAAAGGCCACATGCCCACCCCTCTACCAGGGACCAATCTGAGCTTCCCGAGATGAAGCCATCTGCACCTAATAAACACCTGGACAATCAAGGCTCTGTCCAAAAGGAATAAGGGGAGTGGCTTTTGGTAGCCAACAGACAATGCCTGGCACTACCTCTACCATTTACAGGCTAATGACTCTGGGCAAAGTGCTtagcctctgtgagcctcagcttcctcatctgtgaaatgggtagaGCAAATAACTATTGTTTCTGCCCTCCTGGCATCCATTTCCTGATTTTCCTTCAGGCTGTGGTCTCAGATCATCGGGGAACTTGCTCTAAACGCACAGTCTCAGCCCAGTCCCAGCCCTTCTGATTCAGACACATTAGGGTTGGGGCCAGACAATATGCACAAATGATGTTGTATTATAACGGCCAGTTTGTTGGTCTCTAAAAATAGTAGCAATATAAATTATCTAATAACAACAGCTAATTGTTACAATGTGCCAAGCACTGATTTCATTAATGCTTGTTGAGGGGGTGTTGATGTCTGACCTGGTTCCTCTTGAAggaagccccaggtgcaggtgTGGTCAGCAGGCAGCCTCCATCTGCCTCCCCTTCAGAGTAGCCTCATGCAAGCTCAATTCCTTCCAGGGTGGCCCGCCCATGTCTGGGTGACGTGGGGTTATGAAAGCCTGGACATCTCGGTGCACCCTGGGACATCTCTGCAGGACCACTGTAGCTGCAGAGCCTCGGTGGGGCCAGGGCTGTTTTGGGTCTGCCTCACAGCCccacttctccctctgccctcccataCTTCCTTCCATTCCCTTATATGGAGGCCTCAGTAAACACCCTCCACACTAAACTGCATCGCAGAGTCTGCTTCCTGGGGATTCTTACCCACGACTGTGCTCCCAGCAGCTCCATGTGGTAGACACCACTGTTAGtcccttttacagatggggacactgaggctcagagagggcagtgAGGGGGTCCCAAGCCATGCAGCTGGTGAGCAAGGAGACATGGGATGGAAGCCATCAAACTTGTAAGAGGGAAGTGGCATACTCTGGCTTTAAAAGGGTGTCTGGCTGCTGAGTGAGGAAGAACTTAGGGGaccagggcagaagcagggggAGCAGTGGGGAAATCATTGACTGCAGCAGTactgggagaggctgggggcACTCCAGGGTGGTGGTGGGAACTTCCTCATCACTATAGCTCCTTCAGGTTCCGGCACAGAGCCAGACACAGCCAACGTGCTCAGTAAATGCCTCGTGAGTGAGTGAAGAAGTGAGAACAGATGACAAAATCAAGACAGAAGGGAACTAGCTGTCCCCATGGCTGGCCTGTCCCGCTCACTAGGATCCCGAGTGATGAGCACGGAGCCCACCACGTCTGGATGCTCAGCTAAGgtgctgagtgaataaatgaacaagttcgagggagggagggagggagagaggaagacagaaagaaaagcgAGGAAGGCGAACAAAGAAGGGGTAGGAGAGGAGGAAGCGGAGGAGAGGACTGAAAGGGGAGGAAgtttctttttaacttctttccACCGAGAATGAGGGTAACTTGCGACCTCTGCTGGCAAAGGAGAGCCACTCCACTGGATTGGGGAAAGGAGAATTCAGCCCTCATAGAGTTGTGGGGCCCTGAATTCAGGGCACAAGAGGAAATTCTCAGTTCCCAAAAAGAGGGCTGGGGCAGGCCTCTGTAAGGACGTGGGTGCTCACAGTCAGGGGCTCTGTCAGTCAGTGACAGACGGTTAGGACTTGGGCGGGGCAAGAGAAGCATTTGCCTAGGGAACAAACTCAAGGTCGGCCCTAAAATTCTGTAACTGagacaaatattttaatgcaatattaaaaaaaaaaaaaatcaaactagcaAACTATGGCCCTCAAGCCAgctacctgtttttgtaaataaaactgtATTGGAGGCAGGATCATGATTCAGGTTGACTTCCTCAGTTACAGCAAAGGTTGTACCTCTCTTGCTTCACTAACACAGGTGTTCCCACACCCCATCGGCTGGCTTGTCTCGTTTAACGAGAAGCACATGCCCATATGGAGCACTCACTAGGCCAGACTCGGGGAACTCCATTCTGTGGCCTGTGGACTGGCCACAAGAGTTCTTTTAAATGTTCCAGGAGATATGGACCTGTGTCCTTTTCAGTGTTGCATCACATTCCCCTGGCTCTACCATTCATTAgtggtgtgatcttgggcaagactgaatttctctgtgcctcagttgtcTCCTCTGTAAGATGGGTCAATGCATGCAAAGAACTTAGAAACTGCTCAATAAAGTTAACTGCTGTTAAAAATgctggtttgaatcccagctctgtcacttattGTGACCCTAAGATGTGATGCTTTGCATTGTTGAGagtatttcctcatctgtaatatgggggACATAAGTCCCATCCTGGAGGGTTCCAGTGGGAATCGCACATTACTGCTAGTGCCTTTGGCTCAATGCAAAGCACAGGCTGTCCCCACGTGGACGTGGAGGGCTCCTTAGCTCTCTGTGAGACAGTGACCTGGGAAAGGAATCCACTGCTCACCTGGGAAAGCTTGTCAATCCTGATTTCCCAGCCTGGGTCACAGGCTGAATAGGAAGACAAATACTCCTCCTGGGAACACATATGAAGCCTCTCCAGTCTGCAGTCTCTCCTCTCCCCCTCAATACATGCAGAGATCATTTTTGCTTCCCTACTGTAGCTGCTACCCGCACGGCCCCGGCTGCCATGTCACACGGACCAGTGGGTGCCACTTGGTTTGCAGGATGCTAGCCAACACTTCCACCTCAGGCTACCATCATCCAGGTTCAAACTTCTCCCTTGTTTCTTGCCTCCACCCTGGCCCCTTATAGTCCTTTTCCTACCAGTGTAATCCTTTCACAACATAAACCAGACGTCTCCTTGTTTAAAGCATCCTGAGTTGCATTAAGAATAAAACCCAAGCTTGTTACAAGGCCCCGTGTGATCTGACGCTTACCCACCTTTCCCATCTCATTTCCTGCTCCCCCTCCTTGCTGTCAACCAGCCACACCAGCCTCACTGTCCCTCAGAGGTGTTCCTCCTTTACCCACTTTGTACATGATGCGCCTTCCCCCATTTCCTGGTTCTCCTTTTTAGTCTTAGTTCCAATGTCACCTTATCAGAGGCTTTCTCTGAacactcctcccttcccctcttctcaaGGGCACTCAGGCTCTCAGCATCCTTTACAGCCCTCATCACTGTCTGACACTCTCTTAGGTACTTCATTTCCCCTCTGtatctccagtgcctggcacacaggcagCGCTGGGTACCTGTTGACTTAATGCCCGCAGACACCATTCTCCCCGAGAGGTAGATATTAGTCTTATTAGCTTTATAGGACATGAGGAATGAGCCCTCAGTCATGTTGAGaatattcattgaaaaaaatgtggTCAGATCCTGTGGGCTTGGAATTCTTTGAAAATAATGTACTGTAATGCCAAAACATTCTAATTATGTAAAGACATGTCATACCCAGCATCTCATTTCTTAAAGGATCAGTGGAAAGTCTATGGGCTTTGGAGACAGGGAAAAGTACCCCCTTGCTACCTGAGACATCTTGGACAAGTTCCCCCTTTTTGAGCCCATTTCTCCATCTATCACATGGGGACAATATCAAACTTAGTGTCATTTAAGATCCAGTGTGGAAACTCCTGGCACAATGCCTGATGTGTAGTAACGAAGCAATGATGTCCGTTCTCCTCTCTACTAATCACCACTACCCAGGAAGGAAGTTTTCACTCATTCCTGGGTATCTCCACAGGCAGGGTGATGACTGCAGTGAACGAAACCGACACAGTCTGAGTCTCACCAGAATGTTCGCTCCACAAGAGCAGTGCTTGTCCATCTTGCTCATCACTGCACCTGGTACCCAATACAGCGCCAGGCACACAAAAGGCACTCAAAATACTGACTTGCTAGTTGGAGCTTACAAGGAGGAAAGGCATTTTATTATACCCTCTtctctcccaacacacacaccctctctggCAAAAGAAACTGCGGCCGGGCAAGGTTAAGTGTGAGGTATTTCGTGGCACTTTGCATCTTAATTCAGTTTCCTGTACCCTCCCTTAAACCAGGTTTTATTGAACTTCAGCCATTCCTAAGGTACTTCACTATTTTTGCTCAGTCTACTTAACTGCCTTTGATATAaatgaatttactttttttaCCTACAGAACCCGAGAGGAACTTTACACCAATCACTTGTCTAAATTAGAAAATAGCCATAAAAACAGAGTAACAAAGATAAAAAGTCTTATACAAAACTACATAAATTTCAGTTGCCTGAAAGCTATGGGCCtgctgttttttaatttaaaatttttaaagaagagaaattggAGTTAAGcagcattttcatcttttttttcaccATGACCCTCAAAacgaaatgtattttacataaaaaccTAGTACATACCCTTATCTATATCTACATTTGAAACAAGTTTCATAGAGCAATACTTACAATACTACAGGTAATGCACTCTGGTATTTTCTAATCTCTAATTCCATTTCTTGTCTAAAATGCTGGTTGTATCCCACTCTATTGGTTTCATGAGTATGTCAtgaacacaacaacaaaaaaatgctgGGTTAGAGGGCTGACAAAAACATACTGTCACCAGCTGAGACTTTTTGTCCTTGTCTTACCAGAAGGACTGAAAGGGAGTAACATTCTCAGTACGTGGTTCAGTGTTTGGTAACACCATGGCCTTGAATCTGAGGTACACAAGTCACAACTGCAGAGAAAGCCTGTCTGAGATTTATTCTGAATACCCAGTTCTGCCAGGACAGGTCTTATGTACACAGTAAGCTCTTGAGAACAGTCGAGTGCAGACGATAATGCCACTTATCAAGCATGATCACAGGGAGCACTTACAAATATCTCACCACCTTTATTTAGGTTGAATCTCATATTCATAGCATCCCTTCAAATTCACTGGGAAGTGAATAGCTTAACTGTCTGGAGTTGTCACACACATTCTTCTACCCAACCATggacctctttctccctctcaggCGCACTTCATCTAGTTTTTTTAGCACTGGCCTGGCCTTTTTGGAGGAGGCGGAGTAACTCTGCAGAAAGGCTTCAAACACAGTCTCAGTGTTGGGATGGGTACTAAGGAAGGCTTTCTCTAACACGTACAGGTCAACTCCCTTATCTTCCGGAAGTCCTGAAATGAAACTCAGCCCAAAGTCGATGAGCACGATGTTCAGCTGTTCCAAGGGGGGTTTCAGGAGCATGTTGGAGGTGGTGAGATCACCATGAATGAGGTCTTCATCGTGCATTCGAGCCAAAACTTGCCCAATTGTCTTGGCTAAGCCGAGGAGACTCTGGGGAGATTTTTCAGCCTCCATGGTGGATTCAATATAATCTCGAACTGTCACTGAGCCTTCAATTTCCTCCATGAATAAACAGTTGGAAGCATAGTCCACAAAAAAGACAACCGGGGCAGATATCCCTGCAACCAAGACATAAGCAGTTACTGAACTAGaatcttcttcctcctttttttaatGGTAAGCTTAATTTTCAAAGACTGAGCCAGTTTTTTTACAGTGCGAATCTGTGTACTTCAGGGAAAAGATTTAGAAACGCTGCAGAATGGCACAACTTAACTCCTCTGGAAGTTTCCCCTGCAGGGCTGTGCTTAGACCACCCCACGGTTACGGTCAACAGTGCCAaagc
It contains:
- the TP53RK gene encoding EKC/KEOPS complex subunit TP53RK is translated as MAAADATAAELNEEPAPEAEALAAARERNSRFLSGLELVKQGAEARVFRGRFQGRAAVMKHRFPKGYRHPALEARLGRRRTVQEARALLRCRRAGISAPVVFFVDYASNCLFMEEIEGSVTVRDYIESTMEAEKSPQSLLGLAKTIGQVLARMHDEDLIHGDLTTSNMLLKPPLEQLNIVLIDFGLSFISGLPEDKGVDLYVLEKAFLSTHPNTETVFEAFLQSYSASSKKARPVLKKLDEVRLRGRKRSMVG